A single genomic interval of Saccharomyces eubayanus strain FM1318 chromosome IV, whole genome shotgun sequence harbors:
- the HIS7 gene encoding imidazoleglycerol-phosphate synthase, with protein sequence MIGKESDLQNIHNNSFSLAFKNHPPNLKEGRIKVRSRIVLYLSKLRICKVKGERLQQKMTVVHVIDVESGNLQSLTNAIEHLGYQVQLVKSPEDFNINEMSRLVLPGVGNYGHFVDNLFSRGFEKPIKEYIESGKPIMGICVGLQAMFAGSVESAGSPGLNYIDFKLSKFDDSEKPVPEIGWNSCIPSEDLFFGLDPYKRYYFVHSFAAILNLEIEKSLQSDGWKIAKAKYGSQEFIAAINKKNIFATQFHPEKSGKAGLDVIENFLKQQNPNIPNYTPEEKKLLMNDYSNYGLTRRIIACLDVRTNDQGDLVVTKGDQYDVREKDVGKDVRNLGKPVQLAQKYYQQGADEVTFLNITSFRDCPLKDTPMLEVLRQAAKTVFVPLTVGGGIKDIVDVDGSRIPALEVASLYFRSGADKISIGTDAVYAAEKYYELGNKGDGTSPIETISKAYGAQAVVISVDPKRVYVNSPTDTKNKVFKTRYLGPDGQDYCWYQCTIKGGREARDLGVWELTRACEALGAGEVLLNCIDKDGSNSGYDLELIDHVKEAVRIPVIASSGAGVPAHFEEAFLKTGADACLGAGMFHRSEYTVNDVKEYLLEHGLKVRMDKE encoded by the coding sequence atgattgGAAAAGAGTCAGATCTCCAAAACATACATAATaacagtttttctttagctTTCAAAAACCATCCACCAAACTtgaaagaaggaagaattAAAGTCAGATCAAGAATCGTTTTGTATCTTTCTAAGTTGCGTATTTGTAAGGTAAAAGGTGAAAGATTACAGCAAAAAATGACAGTAGTTCACGTGATCGATGTTGAAAGTGGTAATTTACAATCGCTAACCAATGCAATTGAACATTTAGGGTACCAAGTACAACTGGTAAAATCACCAGAAGATTTCAATATAAACGAAATGTCGAGATTGGTCTTACCAGGTGTCGGAAATTATGGTCATTTCGTAGACAATTTGTTTAGTCGAGGATTTGAAAAGCCCATAAAGGAATACATCGAATCGGGGAAACCAATAATGGGTATTTGCGTTGGTTTGCAAGCGATGTTTGCCGGTTCTGTTGAAAGTGCTGGGAGTCCAGGCTTAAATTACATTGATTTCAAATTATCCAAATTCGATGATTCAGAAAAGCCTGTTCCAGAAATAGGTTGGAATTCTTGTATCCCTTCCGAAGACCTGTTCTTTGGGCTAGACCCATACAAGagatattattttgttcattCATTTGCTGCCATTTtaaatttggaaattgaaaaatcgCTACAAAGTGATGGTTGGAAAATCGCCAAGGCCAAGTATGGCTCACAAGAGTTTATTGCTGccatcaacaaaaaaaatatctttgcTACTCAATTTCACCCAGAAAAATCTGGCAAAGCTGGTTTAGATGTTATTGAAAACTTCTTGAAGCAACAAAATCCTAACATTCCAAACTATACCccagaggaaaaaaagctaTTAATGAATGACTATTCAAATTATGGTCTTACACGTAGAATTATTGCGTGTCTTGATGTGCGTACTAATGATCAAGGTGATCTCGTGGTTACTAAAGGCGATCAATATGACGTACGTGAAAAGGACGTTGGTAAAGATGTCAGGAATCTTGGTAAACCTGTACAATTAGCACAGAAGTACTATCAACAAGGTGCGGATGAAGTCACGTTCTTGAATATTACTTCCTTTAGAGATTGCCCTCTAAAGGACACTCCAATGCTAGAAGTTCTGAGGCAAGCTGCTAAGACGGTGTTTGTGCCGCTGACTGTTGGCGGAGGTATTAAAGAcattgttgatgttgatggATCTAGGATCCCTGCTTTAGAAGTGGCAAGTCTATACTTCAGATCAGGTGCTGATAAGATCTCAATCGGTACAGATGCAGTTTACGCTGCTGAAAAGTACTACGAATTGGGAAACAAAGGAGACGGAACATCACCAATAGAAACCATCTCTAAAGCATACGGTGCTCAGGCAGTCGTTATTTCGGTGGATCCCAAAAGAGTATATGTAAATTCACCAACGGataccaaaaataaagtCTTCAAGACCAGATACTTGGGGCCTGATGGACAAGATTATTGCTGGTACCAATGTACAATTAAAGGTGGGAGAGAAGCAAGAGACCTTGGTGTGTGGGAGTTAACAAGGGCTTGCGAAGCCCTAGGTGCTGGTGAGGTTTTACTGAACTGTATAGACAAGGATGGTTCTAATTCTGGTTATGATTTGGAATTGATAGACCACGTCAAAGAAGCAGTCAGAATTCCAGTCATCGCTTCAAGTGGTGCTGGTGTTCCTGCGCATTTTGAGGAGGCTTTTCTGAAGACTGGTGCAGACGCTTGTTTAGGTGCGGGTATGTTCCATAGAAGTGAATACACCGTTAATGACGTGAAGGAATACTTATTAGAGCACGGCTTGAAGGTCAGAATGGACAAAGAATGA
- the ARO4 gene encoding 3-deoxy-7-phosphoheptulonate synthase ARO4 produces the protein MSESPMFGANGTPNVNEAAEEDVRILGYDPLASPALLQVQIPATQTSLETAKRGRREAIDIITGKDDRVLVIVGPCSIHDLDAAQEYALRLKKLAEELKGDLSIIMRAYLEKPRTTVGWKGLINDPDVNNTFNINKGLQSARQLFVNLTNIGLPIGSEMLDTISPQYLADLVSFGAIGARTTESQLHRELASGLSFPVGFKNGTDGTLNVAVDACQAAAHSHHFMGVTKHGVAAITTTKGNEHCFVILRGGKKGTNYDAKSVAEAKAQLPAGSNGLMIDYSHGNSNKDYRNQPKVNDVVCEQIAKGDNAITGVMIESNINEGNQGIPTEGKAGLKYGVSITDACIGWSTTEDVLRKLASAVRQRRELNKK, from the coding sequence ATGAGTGAATCCCCAATGTTCGGTGCCAATGGCACTCCAAACGTAAATGAagctgctgaagaagatgtcAGAATTTTAGGTTACGACCCATTAGCCTCTCCAGCTCTCCTTCAAGTGCAAATTCCAGCTACTCAAACTTCTTTAGAAACAGCCAAGAGAGGTAGAAGAGAAGCTATAGATATCATTACCGGCAAAGACGACAGAGTTCTTGTCATCGTCGGTCCATGTTCTATTCACGATCTAGATGCTGCCCAAGAATATGCTTTGAGATTAAAGAAGCTTGCCGAAGAATTAAAAGGTGATTTATCTATTATTATGAGAGCATACCTGGAAAAGCCAAGAACTACAGTCGGCTGGAAAGGTCTGATCAATGATCCTGATGTCAACAACACTTTCAACATTAACAAGGGTTTGCAATCCGCCAGACAGTTGTTCGTCAACTTGACAAATATCGGTTTACCAATTGGTTCTGAAATGCTAGATACCATTTCTCCTCAATACTTGGCCGATTTGGTCTCCTTCGGTGCCATCGGTGCCAGAACCACCGAATCTCAATTGCACAGGGAATTAGCCTCCGGTTTATCCTTCCCAGTCGGTTTCAAGAACGGTACCGACGGTACTCTGAACGTCGCTGTGGATGCTTGTCAAGCCGCCGCACATTCTCATCATTTCATGGGTGTTACTAAGCATGGTGTTGCTGCTATCACCACCACTAAGGGTAACGAACACTGTTTCGTCATCTTGAGAGGTGGTAAGAAAGGAACCAACTACGATGCCAAATCCGTTGCTGAAGCTAAGGCTCAATTGCCTGCTGGCTCTAATGGTTTAATGATCGACTACTCTCACGGTAACTCCAACAAAGATTACAGAAACCAACCAAAGGTTAACGATGTCGTCTGTGAACAAATCGCTAAGGGTGATAACGCCATCACCGGTGTCATGATTGAATCCAACATCAACGAAGGTAACCAAGGTATCCCCACCGAAGGTAAAGCTGGTTTGAAGTACGGTGTTTCTATCACCGATGCTTGTATAGGCTGGAGTACTACTGAAGACGTCTTGAGAAAATTGGCTTCTGCGGTTagacaaagaagagaactCAACAAGAAATAG